From the genome of Bacteroidota bacterium, one region includes:
- a CDS encoding tetratricopeptide repeat protein, translating into MYGFNDDNQEDIGALIARFEKSIRDGISIYFEEEQYEEIISEFFLKNDFYKTSLAVEKGLEQYPNSVNLNIKKAQLLAAKSNTSQALRILDRIQNIDPGNPEIYIARGAIYSQMALSEQAIENFKIAISYQPEDVEDVYFFIAFEYINTNRYSDAVRYLKKCLSINPDQENALYELSFCYDILGATEEAIQFFTDFIEETPYSQAAWFNLGVFYSKADLLEKAIDAYDYALAIDEDFTTAYFNKANALASLYKYKEAIECYNEALKLEPQDPAIYYYIGECYEKLEDFDKALANYNKSIKISPDFADAWMGIGLVLDMQNRLTEGIHYIKKALELEPENADFWYIFGDIQYKLGFIEEALEAYKKVVTLDPTNETVWLDYSNILFECVDKVEAIKILADGIKIYPTNAELLYRMGGYLLLMGQKHDAVEFLQQALELNYEKHNELFEYLPLLKDNNTVLELIQSYKKNK; encoded by the coding sequence ATGTACGGATTTAACGATGATAATCAGGAAGATATAGGTGCACTAATAGCTCGTTTTGAAAAATCAATACGAGATGGAATATCCATTTATTTTGAAGAAGAACAATACGAAGAAATCATTAGCGAATTTTTTCTCAAAAACGATTTCTACAAAACTTCTTTAGCAGTAGAAAAAGGATTAGAACAATACCCAAACTCTGTCAATTTAAATATTAAAAAAGCGCAGTTGTTGGCTGCCAAAAGCAATACATCTCAAGCATTGCGCATACTCGATAGAATACAAAACATTGACCCTGGAAATCCTGAAATTTACATAGCGCGCGGTGCCATATACAGCCAGATGGCACTGTCTGAACAAGCTATCGAAAATTTTAAAATTGCTATTTCATACCAACCGGAAGATGTGGAGGATGTGTACTTTTTTATAGCGTTTGAATACATAAACACCAACCGGTATTCTGATGCTGTTCGGTATTTAAAAAAGTGTTTATCTATTAATCCTGACCAAGAAAATGCGCTATACGAACTTAGTTTTTGTTACGATATATTAGGAGCTACAGAAGAAGCAATACAATTTTTTACTGATTTTATTGAAGAAACTCCATACTCTCAGGCGGCATGGTTTAATTTGGGAGTGTTTTATAGCAAGGCTGATTTATTAGAAAAAGCTATAGATGCATATGATTATGCACTTGCTATTGATGAAGATTTTACCACCGCATATTTTAACAAAGCCAATGCACTGGCATCTCTGTACAAATATAAAGAAGCAATAGAATGCTATAATGAAGCACTAAAGTTAGAACCGCAAGACCCTGCTATCTATTATTACATTGGCGAGTGTTACGAAAAGCTAGAAGATTTTGATAAAGCTCTAGCCAACTACAACAAATCCATTAAAATTTCTCCGGATTTTGCTGATGCTTGGATGGGGATTGGACTTGTACTTGATATGCAAAATAGGCTTACCGAAGGAATTCACTACATAAAAAAAGCGCTAGAATTGGAGCCTGAAAATGCTGATTTTTGGTATATTTTCGGAGATATTCAATACAAACTTGGTTTTATTGAAGAAGCATTAGAGGCCTATAAAAAAGTTGTTACCCTTGACCCAACCAACGAAACAGTTTGGTTAGACTACTCTAATATTTTATTTGAGTGTGTAGATAAAGTAGAAGCAATAAAAATTTTAGCGGATGGTATAAAAATTTATCCTACAAATGCTGAGCTTTTGTACCGAATGGGAGGCTATTTACTGCTAATGGGTCAAAAACACGATGCGGTTGAATTTTTACAACAAGCCTTAGAATTAAATTACGAAAAACACAACGAATTATTTGAATATTTGCCATTGTTAAAAGATAACAATACAGTGCTCGAACTGATTCAATCCTACAAAAAAAATAAATAA